A stretch of Nitrospira sp. DNA encodes these proteins:
- a CDS encoding winged helix-turn-helix transcriptional regulator codes for MKATNRAKSLETVVAFKSLQIQIVEDSKRSKTAQLTFDREPDSSRKARTMIVREKSLEAFDPASHDFSTMAHVVMLPVLVAAREDLSETEGGSSVQMDSGSGFDQGGITTPVSSEEDSNGPHSERSRYVYGSLILDRSRHEVVVQGREIVLTRKEFDLLECLLKYPGHVRPREVLLNAVWGYDYYGTTRTIDVHIRRLKQKIPMLNRAIVSVRGLGYKLTDRAINVGTDPWCCACGDLKD; via the coding sequence ATGAAAGCAACTAACAGAGCAAAATCCCTCGAGACGGTCGTCGCCTTCAAATCTCTTCAGATTCAGATAGTGGAGGACAGCAAGCGCTCGAAGACTGCTCAATTAACGTTCGATCGGGAGCCGGATAGTTCTCGTAAAGCACGGACTATGATTGTGAGAGAGAAATCTTTAGAAGCTTTCGATCCGGCCTCCCATGATTTTTCAACGATGGCGCACGTTGTCATGCTTCCCGTATTAGTTGCGGCACGCGAAGACTTGTCTGAAACGGAGGGAGGGAGTTCGGTTCAAATGGATTCTGGTTCAGGTTTCGATCAAGGTGGCATCACCACTCCAGTCAGTTCGGAGGAAGATTCGAATGGTCCCCATTCGGAACGGTCTCGATATGTCTATGGCTCCCTGATTCTTGATAGATCCCGGCATGAAGTGGTAGTACAGGGTCGGGAAATCGTATTGACCAGAAAAGAATTTGATCTACTTGAGTGTCTGCTCAAGTATCCAGGACATGTGCGACCCCGAGAAGTTCTGCTGAACGCCGTATGGGGGTACGACTACTACGGAACGACCAGGACAATAGACGTCCATATACGCCGACTCAAGCAAAAGATTCCCATGCTGAATCGAGCGATCGTGAGTGTGAGAGGTCTGGGATATAAGCTTACAGACAGAGCCATCAATGTTGGTACAGACCCATGGTGCTGTGCCTGCGGCGATCTGAAAGATTGA
- a CDS encoding inorganic phosphate transporter, with protein sequence MARSGQELWELRGIADYRITILWGTIWTTIGAGLSGWVATAMVKTFRQGLLAPDTPSSPILAAGVLAGAVLWELVASRNGLPVSTAHALTGAIVGVGLLTFEAEGLMTREFPTWEGGGVSGEPSVGRTV encoded by the coding sequence GTGGCCCGGTCTGGCCAGGAACTGTGGGAGTTGCGCGGGATCGCCGATTATCGGATCACCATTCTGTGGGGAACGATCTGGACGACCATCGGCGCTGGGCTTTCGGGATGGGTCGCCACCGCGATGGTGAAGACCTTCAGACAAGGACTCCTGGCGCCAGACACTCCTTCATCGCCCATCCTTGCAGCCGGCGTGCTGGCTGGCGCAGTCCTGTGGGAGCTGGTTGCTTCAAGGAACGGTTTGCCTGTTTCCACCGCCCATGCACTAACCGGCGCGATCGTCGGGGTAGGCCTCCTTACATTTGAGGCTGAGGGTCTAATGACGCGGGAGTTCCCCACCTGGGAGGGTGGGGGTGTGAGCGGGGAGCCGTCTGTTGGTCGCACGGTTTAG
- a CDS encoding nucleotidyltransferase, translating into MLTTTQAFDKFRQRLELSETEKNDAANRQQDVRNCIRSSFDLTQDFLSGSYSRHTKTKPLKDVDVLFVLGPAELWRREKPPIDTLQAFEKCLKQKYVEPGQVEIGRRSVTVEFAKSYYPEEHDGKVLSIDSVPAFQSGKDEYEIPDKITGTWIKTNPEVHQERSTAKNKELSGRWVPLVKMAKGWNRTSGKPIKPSFLIEVMALELVEAPFSNYPDEIRNLFAALEANIGRPWPDPAGLGPPVSDQMTPTLSAAARKALQEAQRKATIARRAEESGRQGESLRIWREILGEYFPLS; encoded by the coding sequence ATGTTGACTACCACGCAGGCTTTCGACAAATTCCGGCAACGCCTCGAGCTGAGTGAGACCGAGAAAAACGATGCCGCAAACCGGCAACAGGATGTGCGGAACTGCATTCGGTCATCGTTTGACCTGACACAAGATTTTCTCTCCGGTTCGTACAGCCGCCATACCAAGACCAAACCGCTGAAAGACGTGGACGTGCTGTTTGTCCTCGGTCCAGCGGAACTTTGGCGGCGTGAAAAGCCTCCGATTGACACGCTGCAGGCGTTTGAGAAGTGCCTGAAGCAGAAGTACGTCGAACCGGGGCAGGTGGAGATCGGGCGACGCTCAGTTACGGTGGAATTCGCGAAGAGCTACTATCCCGAGGAACATGACGGTAAGGTGCTGAGCATCGACTCGGTCCCTGCATTTCAGTCCGGTAAAGACGAGTACGAAATCCCTGACAAGATCACGGGGACTTGGATTAAGACAAATCCAGAAGTGCACCAGGAACGATCGACGGCCAAGAACAAGGAACTAAGCGGGCGCTGGGTGCCGCTCGTGAAGATGGCAAAAGGCTGGAACCGAACGAGTGGTAAGCCGATTAAGCCTTCGTTCCTCATTGAGGTCATGGCCCTGGAGCTCGTGGAAGCGCCATTCTCAAACTATCCCGACGAGATCCGCAACCTCTTTGCTGCGCTAGAGGCCAACATCGGTCGACCGTGGCCGGATCCAGCCGGTCTGGGCCCTCCTGTGTCTGACCAGATGACACCAACCCTTAGTGCCGCCGCGAGGAAAGCGCTGCAGGAGGCGCAACGCAAGGCTACGATTGCGCGACGAGCAGAGGAAAGCGGCCGCCAGGGCGAGAGTCTACGTATCTGGCGTGAGATTCTCGGGGAATATTTTCCCCTCTCATAA